The following proteins are encoded in a genomic region of [Eubacterium] hominis:
- a CDS encoding diguanylate cyclase, giving the protein MNKRRSFITISISALMAVSILVLCLLTFQTNHKVFFDAAVNQTLETIHVIRDLGVEKVESQIKNLKMDVEGQIKEHHDILLHGSQMEQADALSNMLLPEDGIDYVLANSDGTMLDAKGNIINWKNELDLNEAFKNKNTSVIEPDFTSDQQYVFAIASPLLENGKIKSLLVIRLDGFCISHWLESIQFDTGEGTAYIVRKDGRNIASAREENYDWITTKYNAQEIKDQDEESKTVADLEAQALNGKTGYGSYLWEGSRNYLTYAPIKETGWGLYVGFYGELMNNFIEQSAGRSMISSAPFFIILAAFLILLYSYTNYNLKKEKQYANELLLQKKEIQQQAEDIKMNEERFRVALAQTNNILFEYDLQTGGITKFYTTKIKQITSSLNDLKEQIFMNGELDDESLEKLQKMLLETRKGIYDNECTIKVMYSNGKFAWYKVSISPLSEQRKRVIGIMKDITKEKLGELDPLTGLLNKRVMNEKTAAYLQKIQEQETCALLIFDIDDFKNINDQFGHPEGDKVIMKTGNYLKQVFKDNAYVGRIGGDEYCVFCFNISKEALEGKLRCFYQEAFRNEKKYITFSCGVVFGHHLRNITFEELYKQSDQALYKAKHQGKNQYCIQEIASLKQ; this is encoded by the coding sequence ATGAACAAAAGAAGGTCGTTTATCACAATCAGTATATCTGCATTAATGGCGGTTTCCATTCTGGTTTTATGCCTGTTAACATTTCAAACTAATCACAAGGTATTTTTTGATGCAGCAGTAAATCAAACATTAGAAACCATTCACGTGATCCGTGATCTTGGTGTAGAGAAGGTAGAATCACAAATTAAAAATTTAAAAATGGATGTTGAAGGCCAGATTAAAGAACACCATGATATCCTTTTACATGGCTCACAAATGGAACAAGCAGATGCGTTGTCTAATATGTTATTACCAGAAGATGGCATTGATTATGTTTTGGCTAATAGCGATGGTACAATGCTGGATGCAAAAGGAAATATCATAAATTGGAAGAATGAATTAGATTTAAACGAGGCATTTAAAAATAAGAATACTAGTGTGATTGAACCAGATTTTACATCTGATCAACAATATGTGTTTGCAATCGCTTCACCTCTTTTGGAAAATGGAAAAATAAAATCTTTACTGGTCATACGTCTAGATGGTTTTTGTATCAGTCATTGGTTAGAGAGTATTCAATTTGATACAGGAGAGGGCACTGCTTATATCGTAAGAAAAGATGGAAGAAATATTGCGTCCGCACGTGAAGAAAACTATGATTGGATCACGACAAAATACAATGCACAGGAAATTAAAGATCAGGATGAGGAATCTAAAACGGTTGCTGATTTAGAGGCACAGGCATTGAATGGAAAAACAGGATATGGATCATATTTGTGGGAAGGTTCTCGAAATTATCTGACTTATGCACCAATAAAGGAAACTGGCTGGGGATTATATGTTGGATTTTATGGAGAATTAATGAATAACTTTATTGAACAAAGCGCTGGAAGAAGTATGATTAGCAGTGCACCATTCTTTATTATTCTGGCAGCATTCTTAATTTTATTATATAGTTATACGAATTATAACTTAAAAAAAGAAAAACAATATGCCAATGAATTATTACTTCAAAAAAAGGAAATTCAACAACAGGCAGAAGATATAAAAATGAATGAAGAACGCTTTCGTGTAGCTCTTGCACAAACCAATAATATCCTTTTTGAATATGATTTACAAACAGGTGGTATTACAAAGTTTTACACCACAAAAATCAAACAAATCACCAGCTCTTTAAACGATTTAAAGGAACAGATTTTTATGAATGGAGAACTGGATGATGAATCATTAGAAAAACTGCAAAAGATGCTTTTAGAAACACGAAAAGGTATTTATGATAACGAATGTACCATAAAGGTCATGTATTCTAATGGAAAATTTGCATGGTATAAAGTATCTATTTCACCTTTATCTGAACAAAGAAAACGTGTTATTGGCATTATGAAAGACATCACAAAGGAAAAACTAGGAGAATTGGATCCATTAACCGGCTTATTGAATAAGCGAGTTATGAATGAAAAAACGGCTGCTTATCTTCAAAAGATTCAGGAGCAGGAAACTTGTGCTTTATTGATATTTGACATTGATGATTTTAAAAATATCAATGATCAGTTTGGACATCCAGAAGGCGACAAAGTCATTATGAAAACTGGTAATTATCTAAAACAGGTATTTAAAGATAATGCCTATGTTGGTAGAATCGGTGGAGATGAATATTGTGTATTCTGTTTTAATATCTCGAAAGAAGCATTAGAAGGAAAACTTAGATGTTTTTATCAGGAAGCTTTTAGAAATGAAAAAAAATATATCACGTTTAGCTGTGGCGTTGTGTTTGGTCATCATTTAAGAAATATCACTTTTGAAGAATTATATAAACAAAGTGATCAGGCATTATATAAAGCCAAACATCAGGGAAAGAATCAATATTGTATACAAGAGATTGCATCCTTAAAACAATAG
- the bcp gene encoding thioredoxin-dependent thiol peroxidase, protein MLEIGTKAIDFTLPDELGNEVSLHDFKGKKVVIYFYPKDNTPGCTKEACAFKAAYDGFKKEDVVVIGISKDTQKAHQNFKKKYELPFILLSDVDHKVIEAYDCWKEKKLYGKTYMGITRSTYVIDEDGMIIQTYPKASPDKNAGEILAFLNQL, encoded by the coding sequence ATGTTAGAGATAGGTACAAAGGCAATTGATTTTACCTTGCCAGATGAATTGGGAAATGAAGTTTCTTTACATGATTTTAAAGGAAAGAAAGTTGTAATTTATTTTTATCCAAAAGATAATACCCCGGGTTGTACAAAGGAAGCATGTGCTTTCAAAGCTGCTTATGATGGCTTTAAAAAAGAAGATGTTGTGGTTATTGGCATCAGTAAAGATACCCAGAAGGCTCATCAGAATTTCAAAAAGAAATACGAACTGCCTTTTATCTTATTAAGTGATGTAGACCACAAAGTCATTGAGGCTTATGATTGTTGGAAAGAAAAGAAATTATATGGAAAAACATATATGGGTATTACCAGAAGCACTTATGTGATTGATGAAGATGGCATGATTATTCAGACATATCCAAAAGCAAGTCCGGATAAAAATGCTGGTGAAATTTTAGCATTCTTAAATCAGTTATAA
- a CDS encoding HAD family hydrolase yields MIKLVACDLDGTLLDGTHSIPKENAEAIKQLQEKGITFMSATGRTYDSVVSIFEPHGITCNHLLVNGAMIADEKGNVLFENPMKLENVRVVMEIMQGQDLCYNMYTKEGTCTPDIEKAKREFIEHMKQHGLEETEIIDVMERNAFCKYEREIKDIDAYLSEKPVIYKMETFGGNVEVARKVKKQLSEHKELALSDSISENIEITEVSAQKGTTLMQYIKRIGIKPEEVVVIGDSMNDLSMMQLFPHSIAVGNATQAIKDAASYVTKTNDEYAVAYIIETICKA; encoded by the coding sequence ATGATCAAATTAGTAGCATGTGATTTGGATGGTACTTTGCTGGATGGTACCCACAGCATTCCAAAAGAAAATGCAGAAGCAATTAAACAGTTACAGGAAAAAGGAATCACCTTTATGAGTGCAACTGGAAGAACATATGACAGTGTTGTTTCCATATTTGAACCACATGGCATTACCTGTAATCATCTATTGGTAAATGGCGCAATGATCGCTGATGAAAAGGGAAATGTCTTATTTGAAAATCCAATGAAATTAGAAAATGTCAGGGTTGTTATGGAAATCATGCAGGGACAGGATTTGTGCTACAATATGTACACAAAAGAAGGAACTTGTACACCAGATATAGAAAAAGCCAAACGTGAATTTATCGAACATATGAAACAGCATGGCCTAGAAGAAACGGAAATCATAGATGTGATGGAGCGGAATGCTTTTTGTAAGTATGAACGTGAAATCAAGGATATCGATGCTTACTTAAGTGAGAAACCAGTCATTTATAAAATGGAAACATTCGGTGGGAATGTGGAAGTTGCACGCAAGGTAAAAAAACAACTGAGTGAACATAAAGAACTGGCATTATCTGATTCTATTTCAGAAAATATTGAGATTACAGAAGTCAGTGCACAAAAAGGTACGACTCTAATGCAATATATCAAACGCATTGGCATCAAACCTGAAGAAGTAGTGGTTATTGGAGATAGTATGAACGATCTTTCCATGATGCAATTATTTCCACACAGCATTGCGGTAGGCAATGCCACACAGGCAATTAAAGATGCCGCAAGTTATGTTACCAAAACAAATGACGAATATGCAGTCGCATATATTATAGAAACTATCTGTAAGGCTTAA
- a CDS encoding LacI family DNA-binding transcriptional regulator yields the protein MKKPTIADVAEKAGVSKPTVSRYLKQENVKPQIAEKIQAAIDELGYVPKGASVKEETLFSAPEKKEPVKKEEVKKPKAKAKKSVEKKGYKLALLTKDLSDYRTRTMLKYLQQTLSAAGCMLQIVMTEGKEELEEQYLTTFIVQNVNGILIESCSSAEFIMKQLRTTAIPYVFLRSHMEGNDVAMDEVHAANLLAKYLLDKQHLIIRYLGSDEELTKDHLEGIRNAYHALKQPIDIIPVISDGTYDDLFEKIKDVFKEKIDLLILQSDEMAIPVNKYLKEYHISVPQNVSMVCFGGTSITNVMSPAITSLQYDYEAYTSYVCQCLFAMIEKKMLPEKKPFYRVEEKDSVR from the coding sequence ATGAAAAAACCTACCATTGCAGATGTTGCAGAGAAAGCGGGCGTATCAAAACCAACGGTTTCACGTTATTTGAAACAGGAAAACGTAAAGCCACAAATTGCAGAAAAAATTCAGGCGGCCATTGATGAATTGGGATATGTGCCAAAAGGCGCATCCGTAAAAGAAGAAACATTATTTAGTGCACCTGAGAAAAAAGAGCCAGTCAAAAAAGAAGAAGTGAAAAAACCAAAAGCCAAAGCAAAGAAAAGTGTTGAGAAAAAAGGTTATAAATTAGCACTTCTAACAAAAGATTTAAGTGATTATCGTACTAGAACGATGCTGAAATATCTTCAACAGACTTTATCTGCAGCTGGATGTATGCTTCAAATCGTTATGACAGAAGGAAAAGAAGAATTGGAAGAACAGTACCTGACAACTTTTATTGTACAAAATGTAAATGGTATTCTGATCGAAAGCTGCAGCAGTGCTGAATTTATCATGAAACAGCTTCGCACAACTGCGATTCCTTATGTATTCTTACGCAGTCATATGGAAGGCAATGATGTAGCGATGGATGAAGTGCATGCCGCAAATCTTCTGGCAAAATATCTGTTGGATAAACAGCATTTGATTATACGCTACCTTGGCAGTGATGAAGAATTGACGAAAGATCATTTAGAAGGTATCCGCAATGCATACCATGCTTTGAAACAGCCAATTGATATTATTCCTGTCATTAGTGATGGTACCTATGATGACCTGTTTGAAAAGATTAAGGATGTATTTAAAGAAAAAATCGATCTGCTGATTCTGCAATCAGATGAAATGGCAATTCCGGTAAACAAATATCTAAAAGAATATCATATTTCTGTTCCTCAAAATGTATCTATGGTATGTTTTGGTGGTACTTCCATTACGAATGTCATGTCACCGGCAATCACATCACTACAATATGATTATGAAGCTTATACATCATATGTATGTCAGTGTTTATTTGCCATGATTGAAAAGAAAATGCTGCCAGAAAAGAAACCATTCTATCGTGTAGAAGAAAAGGACAGTGTAAGATAA
- a CDS encoding phosphotransferase, with protein sequence MDYKDLMDSLFFNTDIVLEDMQKGLTNHNYLLEMNNEKLVLRVPGSDADQIVERHHETLALEAIKDADIDVETIYYDEISGYKVTRYMENALTYGECQDENKIEQVAALMKKFHGLHKLIHEDFDPLKRLRNYQSQVQHPCVDVSEFAWIEDSISHLNNPKVLCHNDWVDGNMLFCNQRVYLIDYEYAADNDPLFDVMSFLSENQITDETLRERFYAVYFDEMNDQIRKELDLWENFHNYLWCYWAMMMYESRREDVYKDIAMDKYQALMQKNQA encoded by the coding sequence ATGGACTATAAAGATTTAATGGATTCTTTATTTTTTAATACAGATATTGTGTTGGAAGATATGCAAAAAGGATTGACCAACCACAATTATTTATTAGAGATGAACAATGAAAAACTGGTGTTGAGAGTACCTGGCAGTGATGCAGATCAAATCGTGGAGCGACACCATGAAACGCTGGCGTTAGAAGCGATTAAAGATGCCGATATTGATGTAGAAACCATTTATTATGATGAAATCAGCGGTTATAAAGTAACCCGTTATATGGAAAACGCTTTGACATATGGAGAATGTCAGGATGAAAATAAGATTGAACAGGTCGCGGCTTTGATGAAGAAATTTCATGGGTTACATAAACTGATTCATGAAGATTTTGACCCACTCAAACGTTTACGCAATTATCAATCTCAGGTGCAGCATCCATGTGTGGATGTATCAGAATTTGCATGGATAGAAGATAGCATTTCTCATTTAAACAATCCAAAAGTATTGTGTCATAATGACTGGGTCGATGGTAATATGTTATTTTGTAATCAACGTGTATATTTGATTGACTATGAATATGCTGCTGATAATGATCCTTTATTTGATGTTATGAGCTTTTTAAGTGAAAATCAGATTACAGATGAAACTCTTCGTGAACGCTTCTATGCTGTTTATTTTGATGAAATGAATGATCAGATAAGAAAAGAATTGGATTTATGGGAGAACTTCCATAATTATCTTTGGTGTTATTGGGCAATGATGATGTATGAAAGCCGCCGTGAAGATGTATATAAAGATATTGCAATGGATAAATATCAGGCATTGATGCAGAAGAATCAAGCATAA
- a CDS encoding DUF4080 domain-containing protein — MNIMLASCNAKYIHKNLAIRWLYTTSPCKEDVIIKEYTIKDDVKRIAKEIMEQGVDVLCLSTYIWNIEIHKALIKTIKALKPEIHVIVGGPEVTYESYDLLEEGVDAICIGEGEKCIWEYIEMLKQPVAYEVKGMYTKAYPNKEYQRVDLTWLESFDDPYFMEMDQSHMKDRYLYLETSRGCPYGCTYCLSSADRCVRMFSDDYVFHLLEKIKDSDVKQVKLLDRTFNSNPKRALAIARYMNTYCVNQIFQFEIVAETLSEELLDFFCEEADVTRFRFEIGVQSFHQQTLESVGRIQNNKRLKEVIERLRKAGCTMHVDLIAGLPYEDLECFHKSYDELFALQASEVQLGILKLLKGTKLKSQQEEYGFQYSIIPPYDIQKTNWLSEEELQSIHHCADATEKFWNSGKLRYTLSQVLKQGWYTSPFTMFMALGKAYAKLPRPYQPYQLFTCVKDILKDQDEMMVDALLLMEYYAIHKQRPKRFIKSYVSLEKKKELMYHCVDAGIGNQDQLFRYGLIDLGYDNGHICYQLVVYNTSQSYPKQYLIDKDTLEIKEWKR, encoded by the coding sequence ATGAACATTATGCTTGCTAGTTGTAATGCCAAATATATACATAAAAACCTGGCTATCCGCTGGTTGTATACCACATCCCCCTGTAAGGAAGATGTTATCATCAAGGAATATACCATCAAAGATGATGTAAAACGTATCGCAAAAGAAATCATGGAACAAGGTGTTGATGTCTTATGTTTGAGCACATATATCTGGAATATTGAAATTCATAAAGCATTGATTAAAACCATCAAAGCATTAAAACCTGAAATACATGTCATTGTAGGGGGACCTGAAGTCACCTATGAATCTTATGATTTATTAGAGGAAGGCGTCGATGCCATTTGTATTGGAGAAGGAGAAAAATGCATTTGGGAATATATTGAAATGTTAAAACAGCCAGTTGCTTATGAAGTAAAAGGCATGTATACCAAAGCATATCCCAACAAAGAATATCAGCGTGTTGATTTAACATGGCTGGAAAGTTTTGATGATCCTTATTTTATGGAGATGGATCAATCCCATATGAAAGATCGTTATTTATATCTTGAAACAAGCAGAGGATGTCCTTATGGCTGTACCTATTGCTTAAGCAGTGCTGATCGTTGTGTACGTATGTTTTCTGATGATTATGTTTTTCATCTGTTGGAGAAAATCAAAGATAGTGATGTAAAACAGGTGAAGTTATTAGATCGTACGTTTAACAGTAATCCCAAACGTGCCCTTGCTATCGCAAGATATATGAATACATATTGCGTAAATCAAATATTTCAATTTGAAATTGTCGCAGAAACACTGAGTGAAGAATTATTAGATTTCTTTTGTGAAGAAGCCGATGTCACACGCTTTCGATTTGAAATCGGTGTACAATCCTTCCACCAACAGACCTTAGAATCTGTCGGCAGGATACAAAACAATAAACGTTTGAAAGAAGTCATAGAGCGCCTTCGTAAAGCAGGTTGTACAATGCATGTAGATTTGATTGCCGGCCTTCCTTATGAAGATTTAGAATGTTTTCATAAATCCTATGATGAACTATTCGCTTTACAGGCAAGTGAAGTACAATTAGGTATCTTAAAATTATTAAAAGGTACCAAACTAAAATCCCAGCAGGAAGAATATGGCTTTCAGTATTCTATCATACCACCTTATGATATCCAGAAAACCAATTGGCTGAGTGAAGAAGAATTACAATCCATTCATCATTGTGCCGATGCAACTGAAAAATTCTGGAACAGTGGAAAGCTTCGTTATACTTTATCACAAGTATTGAAACAAGGCTGGTATACAAGTCCTTTCACCATGTTTATGGCATTAGGAAAAGCATATGCGAAATTGCCACGTCCTTATCAGCCATATCAATTGTTTACCTGTGTAAAAGATATTCTAAAAGATCAAGATGAAATGATGGTGGATGCACTCTTATTGATGGAATATTATGCTATCCATAAACAGCGTCCAAAGCGCTTTATAAAATCTTATGTATCACTGGAAAAAAAGAAAGAATTGATGTATCATTGTGTAGATGCAGGCATTGGAAACCAGGACCAGCTGTTTCGTTATGGACTTATAGATCTTGGATATGATAATGGTCATATATGTTATCAGCTCGTAGTGTACAATACCTCACAAAGCTATCCAAAACAATACTTAATTGATAAAGATACGCTGGAAATAAAGGAGTGGAAACGATGA
- the rdgB gene encoding RdgB/HAM1 family non-canonical purine NTP pyrophosphatase, whose product MKQIMIATSNAHKVEEFKRMLQPYGYEVRSLLDLDEEIDIEENGTTFEENALIKAKTIYDKLHIEVIADDSGLAVNAMNGEPGIYSARFLGRDTSYDVKNQYIIDQVKDAQDKGAQFVCAIAYIDADGHENVFTGVVEGEIYDHIEGAKGFGYDPIFYYPPFKTTLANVSEDQKNEVSHRGKAIQMLLNYMKEGK is encoded by the coding sequence ATGAAACAGATTATGATTGCGACAAGTAATGCGCATAAAGTAGAAGAATTTAAACGTATGTTACAACCATATGGCTATGAAGTAAGAAGCCTGCTTGATTTAGATGAAGAAATAGATATTGAAGAAAATGGAACCACCTTTGAAGAAAATGCATTGATAAAGGCCAAAACCATTTATGATAAGTTGCATATCGAAGTAATCGCAGATGATAGTGGTCTTGCGGTCAATGCGATGAATGGAGAACCTGGTATTTACTCCGCACGTTTTTTAGGCAGAGATACCAGTTATGATGTAAAGAATCAATATATCATTGATCAGGTAAAAGATGCGCAAGATAAAGGAGCACAATTCGTATGTGCGATTGCCTATATCGATGCAGATGGACATGAAAATGTATTTACAGGTGTTGTAGAAGGAGAAATCTATGATCATATCGAAGGTGCGAAAGGCTTTGGATACGATCCAATCTTCTATTATCCGCCATTTAAAACTACATTAGCGAATGTGAGTGAAGATCAAAAGAATGAAGTCAGCCATCGTGGAAAAGCAATTCAAATGCTTTTAAATTATATGAAAGAAGGTAAATAA
- a CDS encoding tRNA (cytidine(34)-2'-O)-methyltransferase gives MLHLVLYEPEIPQNTGNMMRTCMATGSVLHLIKPLGFSLDEQHLKRAGMDYVKELEYHVYENWDEFVSQHPSENYYYMTRYGKKAPSQFDFTACEGDIYLVLGKESTGIPKEILSQHLDRCMRLPMVANARSLNLSNCAAIIIYEVLRQLDYPGLSGVEVIKGEDWLEK, from the coding sequence ATGTTACATTTGGTATTATATGAACCAGAAATTCCTCAAAACACAGGAAATATGATGCGTACATGTATGGCAACAGGAAGTGTGTTGCATTTGATCAAACCATTAGGCTTCTCATTAGATGAACAGCACTTAAAACGCGCTGGCATGGATTATGTAAAAGAGCTGGAATATCATGTATATGAAAACTGGGATGAATTTGTATCCCAGCACCCTAGTGAAAACTATTATTATATGACAAGATATGGAAAGAAAGCACCAAGCCAGTTTGACTTTACAGCATGTGAGGGAGATATTTATCTTGTATTAGGAAAAGAAAGTACAGGTATTCCAAAAGAAATACTTTCCCAGCATTTGGATCGTTGTATGCGTTTGCCAATGGTTGCCAATGCCAGAAGTCTGAATTTAAGCAATTGTGCAGCAATTATCATTTATGAAGTATTGCGACAGTTAGATTATCCAGGCTTATCCGGCGTAGAAGTCATCAAAGGGGAAGACTGGTTAGAAAAATGA
- a CDS encoding DUF3892 domain-containing protein produces MKKEKSKKQSTKFVAARRNSDGTLSEFKDAEGNTYDYEQALEAVEQGLIENALPFTGRDGARHIRGVNDGDESTNLRNLKEF; encoded by the coding sequence ATGAAAAAAGAAAAATCTAAAAAACAGAGCACTAAGTTTGTGGCAGCACGTCGTAATTCTGATGGAACTCTAAGTGAGTTTAAAGATGCAGAAGGAAACACTTATGATTATGAACAGGCATTAGAAGCAGTTGAACAAGGTTTGATTGAAAATGCATTGCCTTTTACTGGCCGTGATGGTGCACGTCATATCCGTGGAGTAAATGACGGAGATGAATCAACAAACTTAAGAAACTTAAAAGAATTCTAG
- a CDS encoding aspartate carbamoyltransferase catalytic subunit, producing the protein MNQNSLLRISDLTKEELLDILNDAHAFSCSHRDWQLPDRTLIANLFFEPSTRTHYSFASAELQLGARVEDFSAAGSSVEKGETLYDTVKTFESIGYNAVVIRHSKDEYFKELENINIPILNAGDGCGNHPTQCLLDLLTIYQEFKTFENIKVAVIGDVTHSRVANSIKEAMAMLGGETRFSGPDEWIHKDESYMPVDEAVKWADVVMMLRIQHERHKETMAMSKEEYLERYGLTKKRAEMMKPHAIIMHPAPVNRGVEIDNDLVECEKSRIFKQMENGVLVRKAVVKRAFGFAPFKDVKL; encoded by the coding sequence ATGAATCAGAATAGTTTGCTAAGAATCAGTGATTTAACGAAAGAAGAACTACTTGACATTCTTAACGATGCTCATGCTTTTTCATGTTCCCATAGAGATTGGCAATTACCTGATCGTACGTTAATTGCTAATCTTTTTTTTGAACCAAGCACCCGTACACATTATTCCTTTGCTTCAGCGGAATTACAGCTTGGTGCCAGGGTTGAAGATTTCAGCGCAGCCGGAAGCAGCGTGGAAAAAGGAGAAACCCTTTATGACACGGTTAAGACATTTGAAAGTATTGGGTACAACGCTGTTGTTATTCGTCACAGTAAAGATGAATACTTTAAAGAACTGGAAAATATCAATATTCCTATTCTGAATGCCGGAGATGGATGTGGAAATCATCCTACCCAGTGCTTATTGGATCTGCTGACGATCTATCAGGAATTTAAGACTTTTGAAAATATCAAGGTGGCTGTCATTGGGGATGTGACACATTCCCGTGTTGCTAACAGTATTAAAGAAGCCATGGCGATGCTGGGAGGAGAAACAAGATTTTCCGGTCCAGATGAATGGATACATAAAGACGAGTCTTATATGCCAGTGGATGAAGCTGTAAAATGGGCAGATGTGGTTATGATGCTTCGTATTCAACATGAACGTCATAAGGAAACCATGGCAATGAGTAAGGAAGAGTACTTGGAAAGATATGGATTAACCAAAAAACGTGCAGAAATGATGAAACCACATGCGATTATTATGCACCCAGCGCCAGTGAATCGTGGTGTAGAAATTGATAATGATCTGGTAGAATGTGAAAAGAGTAGAATCTTTAAACAGATGGAAAACGGTGTGCTAGTAAGAAAAGCTGTTGTGAAAAGAGCATTTGGCTTTGCGCCATTTAAGGATGTGAAACTATGA
- a CDS encoding dihydroorotase, translating into MKLIKNANILQADHTYCKMDVAYDETGIKEIKEHLEIDADETIDANGLVLLPGLIDVHVHLREPGNEHKETIKTGTMAAAHGGFTTVMAMPNVIPYPDNVETMKAYLQKIKEDAVVNVIPYGCITKGEKSKELSDIAGLSKLGIHAFSDDGVGVASKDMMKAAMEACKKENAMIVAHTEDMDYRKPGACMHEGIRNKELGYIGIPSACEYAQMLRDLKLAKETGVKYHVCHMSAKESVQYLKEYKDMGVDCSGEVTVHHLLLNEMDVENPNHKMNPPLRGKDDQEALIQGLLDGTIDMIANDHAPHSEDEKNKGMVESPFGIVSIETAFPLLYTHFVKDTGRFTMNQLVHFMSEAPAKRFGFDKKGKLAPGYDADMILVDIDHKQTIDKEKFFSKGKNTPFDGWEVYGNIVTTIVNGTIVYKEERK; encoded by the coding sequence ATGAAGCTGATTAAAAACGCAAATATCCTGCAAGCGGATCATACGTATTGTAAGATGGATGTTGCATATGATGAAACAGGGATCAAAGAAATCAAAGAACATTTAGAGATAGATGCTGATGAAACAATCGATGCGAATGGTCTTGTATTGTTGCCTGGACTTATCGATGTGCATGTACACTTACGTGAACCTGGAAATGAACATAAAGAAACGATAAAAACCGGAACAATGGCAGCGGCACATGGTGGCTTTACAACAGTCATGGCAATGCCAAATGTCATTCCTTATCCAGATAATGTAGAAACAATGAAGGCATACCTTCAGAAAATAAAAGAAGATGCCGTTGTGAATGTCATTCCTTATGGATGCATTACAAAGGGTGAAAAAAGTAAAGAATTAAGTGATATAGCCGGTTTAAGCAAACTTGGCATCCACGCATTCAGTGATGATGGTGTTGGTGTTGCGAGCAAAGATATGATGAAGGCAGCTATGGAAGCCTGTAAGAAAGAAAATGCGATGATCGTGGCACATACGGAGGATATGGATTATCGAAAACCAGGTGCTTGCATGCATGAGGGGATCCGTAACAAAGAACTAGGTTATATTGGTATTCCAAGTGCTTGTGAATATGCGCAAATGCTGCGTGATTTAAAGCTGGCAAAAGAAACTGGTGTGAAATATCATGTGTGTCATATGAGCGCAAAAGAAAGTGTACAGTATTTAAAAGAATATAAAGATATGGGTGTAGATTGCAGTGGGGAAGTCACCGTGCATCACCTGTTGTTGAATGAGATGGATGTAGAAAATCCTAATCATAAAATGAATCCACCATTAAGGGGAAAAGATGATCAGGAAGCATTGATTCAGGGCTTATTGGATGGTACGATTGATATGATTGCAAACGATCATGCCCCACATAGTGAAGATGAGAAAAATAAAGGAATGGTAGAATCACCATTTGGCATAGTATCCATTGAAACTGCATTCCCTTTGTTATATACTCATTTTGTAAAGGATACAGGGCGCTTCACAATGAACCAGCTAGTTCACTTTATGAGTGAAGCACCAGCAAAACGCTTTGGATTTGATAAAAAAGGAAAACTTGCCCCTGGTTATGATGCAGATATGATCTTAGTGGATATCGATCATAAACAGACGATAGATAAAGAAAAATTCTTTTCAAAAGGAAAGAATACCCCATTTGATGGATGGGAAGTTTATGGAAACATAGTCACAACGATTGTGAATGGGACAATCGTATATAAGGAGGAGCGCAAATGA